Proteins encoded by one window of Salvia splendens isolate huo1 chromosome 14, SspV2, whole genome shotgun sequence:
- the LOC121763789 gene encoding histone-lysine N-methyltransferase ATXR7-like isoform X6 codes for MRDSVMVYHTENKVKPLNLATLLNTWRKARIGAVTTYDDNDEGTGLALNLVSEISDEVCSQLHSGIMKTARKVLLDEIVMSVVSDSIAMKRTQKNPKIVPVIESVKSVSSDGRVLDTHMPKKNEWQPENPVEKDHAIWDEVEVEHTVDSERCYGGDTMKPPPSMKSTGSFENFCAAHTVVSRTLFYSCLEVMWNAICYDPVADYTSSWRKKRRWYDPGYVARQRFHKECSQPIEKLPADSDSSSSEVDCPPGFGPERISVDIEAKSPSVSQHSEREESSNKILSSHNTSYDEMGAILEYVMNDLHSSSKLSLEHHFERLVDEEVKKVIDFPQNSPINEVAFCSSPTWSDDHLGSAQSIKHPLHQTVALSHEVIMENVPKVAFQKLLIHSDDPTNIEVDELCPCLSEEDRVINGPPDISREQFQNLPVHLENASNVAVSDELRPPKSEELTEHCALSPITQVKASKVDEHTRRTSLQVALMISRLKIYDSVMRTWRPLYSNDFIEKAITVACSLRSHELGKNGSADCMDIEKSYGAGRFSEATLLTGKYVYSRRSKLGCKKSEPFFKALIKGEDRHPKLAPTKKSKKSCTHKKVVQAAQVDTIVPNLEKKASKPDTAVPHLGKKVSKPDTTVSIRRVKGSARHIRRQASDKVISPLQDLSGNKTENPSLSTKVHYNLEQITSASKVPKSNKLSKLKRKSLNNHSQQSRPGKVQKLANGTPKEAVPKQIDGHQTTKIKTRMPRPCPQSDGCARTSINGWEWRKWASEASSAERARVRGNHIRSLYISSECNGNHSSSVKGLSARTNRAKLRNLLAAAEGADLLKATQLKARKKRLRFQRSRIHDWGLVALEPIEAEDFVIEYVGELIRRSISDIRERQYEKMGIGSSYLFRLDDGYVVDATKRGGIARFINHSCEPNCYTKVISVEGQKKIFIYSKRHITAGEELTYNYKFPLEEKKIPCNCGSKRCRGSLN; via the exons ATGCGCGATTCTGTGATG GTGTATCATACTGAAAATAAAGTTAAACCCTTGAATTTGGCAACACTGCTGAACACTTGGAGAAAAGCTAGGATTGGAGCTGTCACCACGTATGATGATAATGATGAAGGAACTGGCTTAGCACTGAACTTGGTGTCTGAGATTTCTGATGAAGTTTGTTCGCAGCTTCACTCAGGAATTATGAAAACAGCCCGCAAAGTTTTACTTGATGAGATAGTTATGTCCGTAGTTTCTGATTCTATTGCCATGAAGAGAACTCAGAAGAATCCTAAGATTGTACCAGTCATTGAATCTGTGAAATCTGTTTCTTCAGATGGAAGAGTGTTAGATACTCACATGCCAAAGAAAAATGAGTGGCAGCCTGAAAACCCTGTCGAGAAGGACCATGCCATTTGGGATGAAGTAGAAGTAGAGCATACTGTTGATAGTGAAAGATGTTATGGTGGTGACACCATGAAACCTCCTCCTAGCATGAAATCAACTGGAAGTTTCGAAAACTTTTGTGCTGCACATACAGTTGTTAGCAGGACGCTTTTTTATTCTTGCTTGGAAGTCATGTGGAATGCCATCTGTTATGATCCTGTAGCTGACTATACATCTTCTTGGCGAAAGAAAAGGCGCTGGTATGATCCTGGTTATGTTGCTAGACAACGCTTTCACAAAGAATGCTCCCAGCCAATTGAGAAGCTACCAGCTGACTCT GACTCCTCTAGCTCTGAGGTAGATTGCCCTCCAGGTTTTGGACCAGAAAGAATTTCCGTGGATATAGAAGCAAAATCACCATCAGTTTCTCAGCATTCTGAAAGAGAGGAATCTTCTAATAAGATTCTGTCAAGCCATAATACTTCTTATGATGAAATGGGAGCCATCTTGGAATACGTAATGAATGATCTTCACTCTTCCTCAAAGTTGTCATTAGAACATCACTTTGAAAGACTCGTGGATGAGGAAGTGAAAAAAGTAATTGATTTTCCTCAGAATAGTCCAATTAATGag GTTGCTTTCTGCTCGTCACCTACATGGTCAGATGACCACCTAGGTTCAGCTCAAAGTATAAAGCATCCATTGCATCAAACTGTTGCTCTCAGTCATGAGGTTATCATGGAAAATGTGCCCAAGGTTGCATTTCAGAAACTGCTTATACATTCAGATGATCCAACTAATATTGAAGTAGATGAATTGTGCCCATGTCTATCTGAAGAAGATAGAGTGATAAATGGTCCACCAGACATTTCCAGGGAGCAATTTCAGAATTTGCCTGTACATCTCGAAAATGCTAGCAATGTAGCAGTTAGTGATGAATTGCGGCCACCTAAATCAGAGGAATTGACTGAACATTGTGCTTTATCACCAATAACTCAAGTAAAGGCGTCAAAAGTAGATGAGCACACAAGGAGAACCTCTTTGCAGGTAGCACTGATGATAAGCCGGTTGAAAATATATGACTCTGTCATGAGAACATGGAGACCTTTATATTCTAATGATTTCATTGAAAAAGCTATAACAGTGGCATGTTCTTTGAGGAGTCATGAATTAGGAAAAAAT GGATCTGCAGATTGCATGGATATAGAAAAATCTTATGGTGCTGGGAGATTCTCTGAAGCAACTTTACTGACTGGAAAATATGTATATTCTCGGAGGAGTAAATTGGGTTGTAAAAAGTCGGAACCATTTTTCAAGGCTCTGATTAAGGGAGAAGATCGTCATCCAAAACTAGCACCGACGAAAAAGTCAAAGAAAAGTTGCACACATAAAAAAGTAGTTCAGGCTGCACAAGTTGACACTATTGTTCCCAATTTAGAGAAAAAGGCCTCAAAACCTGACACTGCTGTTCCTCATTTAGGGAAAAAGGTCTCAAAACCTGACACTACTGTTAGTATACGTCGGGTAAAGGGATCAGCCCGTCATATTCGCAGACAGGCGTCCGATAAAGTTATTTCTCCCCTTCAAG ATCTTTCAGGCAATAAGACAGAGAATCCATCCCTTTCTACTAAGGTCCACTATAACCTTGAGCAGATTACAAGTGCCTCAAAAGTACCAAAAT CAAATAAGCTCTCAAAACTTAAAAGGAAGAGTCTGAATAATCATTCACAACAGTCTCGACCTGGTAAGGTCCAGAAACTGGCAAATGGCACTCCAAAAGAAGCTGTGCCTAAACAAATTGACGGCCACCAGACTACGAAAATTAAGACTAGGATGCCGAGACCTTGTCCACAGTCTGATGGCTGTGCACGGACATCCATAAATGGGTGGGAATGGCGTAAGTGGGCTTCTGAGGCTAGTTCAGCTGAAAGGGCTCGTGTAAGAGGAAATCATATCCGTTCTCTCTATATTAGTTCTGAATGTAATGGAAATCATTCATCCAGTGTTAAGGGACTTTCTGCAAGAACAAACAGGGCCAAGTTGCGTAACCTTCTTGCTGCTGCAGAGGGTGCTGATCTTCTTAAAGCAACACAGTTGAAG GCGAGGAAGAAACGGTTACGTTTCCAACGAAGTAGGATACATGACTGGGGCCTTGTTGCACTGGAGCCAATTGAGGCAGAGGACTTTGTTATTGAATATGTTGGAGAACTTATTCGCCGTAGT ATATCTGACATACGAGAGCGCCAATATGAAAAGATGGGAATTGGGAGCAGTTATCTTTTCAGATTAGATGATGGATATGTG GTTGATGCCACCAAACGTGGAGGGATTGCTAGATTTATAAACCATTCTTGTGAG CCTAATTGCTATACAAAGGTCATAAGTGTGGAGGGGCAGAAAAAGATCTTTATATACTCGAAGCGTCATATCACTGCTGGGGAAGAACTCACATACAATTACAAGTTTCCATTAGAAGAGAAAAAGATACCTTGCAACTGTGGTTCTAAAAG GTGCCGTGGCTCATTGAATTGA